The window ATGACGTTAATCCCAGTTGTTTTAACAATTTGGTCTGGTTGGGAATACTCAGTAAAAGCAAAGCACTATTTTTTAGGCGAAAAATAAGGAGAAAATATGGGATTAATTTACAGAATTATAAATTTAGCTTTTGAAATTATGAATATACTTATATTGATAAGAATAGTAATCTCTTGGTTAGCACCGTATTCAAGAAATGATTTTACAAATCTTGTATATGCTTTAACAGAGCCAATTTTAAAACCATTTAGAACTTTAATACCAATGGGAAATGTTAGAATAGATTTATCACCAGTATTGGCTTATTTTGCTTTGAAGATTCTAAGATATATTATTTTTTATTTATTATAATAGAATAGAGAGGCCAATGGCTTCTCTATTTTTTGTAGGAGGAACAAAATGCACGAAATAGAAAGTGAATACCACATACCAGTTTTATATTATGAGACATTAGAAAATTTAATAACTGATAAGGATGGAGTATATGTAGACTGTACCCTAGGAGGAGGAGGACACTCAGAGGGAATACTAAAAGAACTAGGAGAAAATGGAAAGTTAATATCAATAGACCAAGATGATCAAGCTATTGAATTTGCTAAAAAAAGATTAGAAAAATATGGGAAAAAATGGTCTGTTTTTAAAAATAACTTTGAAAATATAGAGACTGTTTTATATATGGCCGGAGTAGATAAAGTAACAGGTATTCTTATGGATATAGGAGTATCTTCAACACAATTAGACGATCCAGAAAGAGGGTTCTCATATAGATATGATACAAAATTAGATATGAGAATGAATAGAGATGCAGATCTTTCAGCATATGAAGTAGTAAATGACTACGAAGAGGGAGAATTAACAAGAATTTTCTTTGAATATGGCGAAGATAGATTTGCTAGAAAAGTAGCAAGATTAATATGCCAAAGAAGAGAAGAAAAGCCTATTGAAACAACAGGAGAGCTTGTAGATATAATACGAAAAGCATATCCACCTAGAAGTGAAAAACACCCAGCTAAAAAGGTTTTCCAAGCTATTAGAATAGAAGTGAATAGAGAGTTAGAAGTTTTGAAAAATGCTATAACAAAATCATTTAATAGTTTAGAAAAAGGTGGACGTTTAGCAATAATAACATTCCATTCTTTAGAGGATAGAATTGTTAAAAATATGTTTAGAGATTTGTGTACAGGATGTAAATGTCCTAAAGAAATTCCAATATGTGTTTGTAATGAGGTGCCAAAAGGAAAATTAGTTAATAGAAAACCAATTACTTCAGGACAAGATGAACTAAAGTTTAATAATAGAGCGCACTCAGCAAAACTAAGAGTTATTGAAAAATTATAAAAAATAAAAGGAGGACCTAATGAGAAGAAGGAAAGTTTTATTAACACTTGTTGGTATAATTTTGATCTGGTCATTTTATGGGTACCTTATAAGAACGATATCATATTTAGAAAAAAGTAATCTAAAACTTGAAAGAGAAGTTAGAGAGCTAGAAAAAGAAAGAAGTAAAAGAATATATGAATATGATTTGTTGATGGATTTAAGAAAGATAGAGCAAGAGATGAATAAAAAGAAAAATATGGTTATATCTGATAAAATTAATTTCTTTAAGATAGAAGATAGCTCTTTGTAAAGAAATAGGAGAGTGTAATGAAGTTAGAAAAAGGACAAATAATTGAAATAAAAATAGACAAAATAGTTTATGGCGGAGAGGGCTTAGGTTATTATAACAATGAATTTGCTATGTTTGTACCTATGTCAGTTCCAGGAGATCTTTTAAAAGTAGAAATAATATCTTTAAAAAAGAGTTATGGAAGAGCTTTAATAAAAGAGATTCTTTCACCAGGAGAAGAAAGAATAAAGGATTTAAATTACATTACTTTTGAAGATTTTCAAGGGTGTGATTTTGGAATGTTAGACTATAGTGCTCAATTGAAATATAAAAAAGAGATGGTAGAGGATGTAGTTAGAAGAATAGGGAAAAATACAGAGGTATTAATTGAAGATACATTGGAATCTCCTATTGAAAAAAATTATAGAAATAAAGTAATAGAACCATTTTCTTTAAAAGGGAAAGAGATTATAACTGGATTTTTTAAAAGAAAAAGTCATGACGTATTTCAAGTTGAAGATAATATGTTAAATTCAGTTCTAGGTAATAGAATAATAGAGGAATTAAAAAATATTTTAAATAGAAAAAATATAAAAGTCTATGATGAGAAAAAGCATATAGGATTATTAAGACATGTAATGGTTAGAACAAACTCTTTCAATGAGGCTATGTTAGTATTGATAATAAATGATAAATCAATTTCTGAAAATATAAAAGAAATTTTAAAAGAAGTAATGGATAAAGTTAAAGAGATCAAATCTGTTTATGTATCTTTAAATGATAGAAAAACAAATGTAGCTATTGGAAATAAAAATATACTTATCTATGGAGAAAAAACAATAAAAGAGGATATATCTGGAATACATTTTAATATATCTCCAACTTCATTTTTTCAAATAAACGTAGAACAGACTAAAAGATTATATGAGTTAGCTATAAGTATGTTTGAAAATATTGAAAATAAAAAAGTTGTAGATGCATATGCAGGAACAGGAACAATAGGAATGATACTATCTAAGAAAGCTAAAAAAGTTTATTCTATTGAGATAGTAGAATCAGCAGTAAAAGATGGAATTCAAACTGCAAAAGAAAATGAAATTAAAAATGTAGAATTTATATGTGGGGATGTAAATAAAGAGTTAGGGAAATTGATAAAATTAGAAGCTGTAGATTCAATAATATTAGATCCTCCAAGAAAAGGTATCGATGAAGAAAGTCTACTAAATATATCTAAAGTTGGAATAAAGGAGATAGTTTATATCTCTTGTAATCCTTCAACTTTTGCAAGGGATATTGAAATCTTAGAAAAAGAGGGATATAAATTAGTTAGAGTAAAGCCAGTCGATATGTTTCCTCAAACAAGTCATATAGAGGTAGTTGGAAGATTAATTAAAAAATAGGAGGACTTTATGTTGAAGTTTTTAATATTTGCAATAATAGCATATATATTTGGTTCATTACCTTGTGGGGTATGGTTAGGGAAAGGAACTAAAAATATAGATATAAGAGAGCACGGAAGTAAAAATTCAGGAGCAACAAATGCATATAGAATTTTAGGACCAAAGTATGGTATAATGGTTCTTATACTAGATGCTTTAAAAGGATACATTCCACTTTATATAGCTAGTTCATTTGGTATAGATGGAATATATATTATAGTATTAGGATTGGTAGCTATATTGGGTCATACTTTTTCATTCTTTTTACAGTTTAAAGGTGGAAAGGGTGTGGCAACAAGTTTAGGTGTTTTTCTTTTTCTAATGCCAAAAGTAGTTGGAATTTTAGTTTTAGTGTTTATATTAGTTGTAGGAATAAGTAAATATATATCTTTAGGATCAGTTGTATGTGCTGCATTACTTCCAATTTTAGCATATTTTATGCCAGTGAGAGATGCAGAAACAAGAATGCCTTTAGTTTTCATATCTTTACTTGTTGGAGTGTTTGTAATATATAAACATAAAGCAAATATTCAAAGACTTATGGAAGGAAAAGAGAATAAATTTAATTTAAAGTAAGGAGATAAATTAAATGGAAAAAGTAGTTGTAATAGGAGCAGGAAGCTGGGGAACAGCTTTAGGTATGATTCTAGCAAAAAAAGGCTATGATGTGACAATGTGGGAACACAATAAAGAAATAGCTGAAAAATTAAATTTGGAAAAAGAAAATAAAAGATTACTTCCAGGAGTTAAATTTCCAGAAAATTTAAAGGTAGAATGGGAATTAGACGGACTTTTATCTAATGTAAATTATGTTATTTTTTCTGTACCATCTCAAGTTTTAAGAGGAGTTATGGCAAGAGTATCTTCACAAATTAAAGAGGATATGATTTTAATAAATACAGCAAAAGGTATCGAAGTTTTAAGCGGAGAGACGCTATCACATGTGATGAAAGATGAAATAAAAGGGAAATATCATAAAAATATAGTGATTTTATCAGGACCAACTCATGCAGAAGAAGTAGCTCAGGAGTTGCCAACAACAATTGTTGCAGCAGGAGAGTTAGATAGAGCTAAAAAGGTTCAAGAATTATTTAATACTGAAAATTTTAGAGTTTATGTAAGTGAAGATATCGCTGGAGTAGAACTAGGAGGAGCTGTTAAAAACTGTTTAGCAATAGGAGCAGGAATTGCAGATGGACTAGGTTACGGCGATAATGCTAAGGCAGCTTTAATAACTAGAGGAATTGCTGAGATGATAAG of the Cetobacterium sp. NK01 genome contains:
- a CDS encoding YggT family protein, with the translated sequence MGLIYRIINLAFEIMNILILIRIVISWLAPYSRNDFTNLVYALTEPILKPFRTLIPMGNVRIDLSPVLAYFALKILRYIIFYLL
- the plsY gene encoding glycerol-3-phosphate 1-O-acyltransferase PlsY, whose amino-acid sequence is MKFLIFAIIAYIFGSLPCGVWLGKGTKNIDIREHGSKNSGATNAYRILGPKYGIMVLILDALKGYIPLYIASSFGIDGIYIIVLGLVAILGHTFSFFLQFKGGKGVATSLGVFLFLMPKVVGILVLVFILVVGISKYISLGSVVCAALLPILAYFMPVRDAETRMPLVFISLLVGVFVIYKHKANIQRLMEGKENKFNLK
- a CDS encoding NAD(P)H-dependent glycerol-3-phosphate dehydrogenase; the encoded protein is MEKVVVIGAGSWGTALGMILAKKGYDVTMWEHNKEIAEKLNLEKENKRLLPGVKFPENLKVEWELDGLLSNVNYVIFSVPSQVLRGVMARVSSQIKEDMILINTAKGIEVLSGETLSHVMKDEIKGKYHKNIVILSGPTHAEEVAQELPTTIVAAGELDRAKKVQELFNTENFRVYVSEDIAGVELGGAVKNCLAIGAGIADGLGYGDNAKAALITRGIAEMIRFGKVMGADERTFSGLTGIGDLVVTCASQHSRNRYVGERLGKGEKIDDILKSMVMVAEGVPTVKAVYAKKTELGISMPIVEAIYSIIYEGADTKEKVKELMTRELKEEFY
- the rsmH gene encoding 16S rRNA (cytosine(1402)-N(4))-methyltransferase RsmH, whose protein sequence is MHEIESEYHIPVLYYETLENLITDKDGVYVDCTLGGGGHSEGILKELGENGKLISIDQDDQAIEFAKKRLEKYGKKWSVFKNNFENIETVLYMAGVDKVTGILMDIGVSSTQLDDPERGFSYRYDTKLDMRMNRDADLSAYEVVNDYEEGELTRIFFEYGEDRFARKVARLICQRREEKPIETTGELVDIIRKAYPPRSEKHPAKKVFQAIRIEVNRELEVLKNAITKSFNSLEKGGRLAIITFHSLEDRIVKNMFRDLCTGCKCPKEIPICVCNEVPKGKLVNRKPITSGQDELKFNNRAHSAKLRVIEKL
- the rlmD gene encoding 23S rRNA (uracil(1939)-C(5))-methyltransferase RlmD — translated: MKLEKGQIIEIKIDKIVYGGEGLGYYNNEFAMFVPMSVPGDLLKVEIISLKKSYGRALIKEILSPGEERIKDLNYITFEDFQGCDFGMLDYSAQLKYKKEMVEDVVRRIGKNTEVLIEDTLESPIEKNYRNKVIEPFSLKGKEIITGFFKRKSHDVFQVEDNMLNSVLGNRIIEELKNILNRKNIKVYDEKKHIGLLRHVMVRTNSFNEAMLVLIINDKSISENIKEILKEVMDKVKEIKSVYVSLNDRKTNVAIGNKNILIYGEKTIKEDISGIHFNISPTSFFQINVEQTKRLYELAISMFENIENKKVVDAYAGTGTIGMILSKKAKKVYSIEIVESAVKDGIQTAKENEIKNVEFICGDVNKELGKLIKLEAVDSIILDPPRKGIDEESLLNISKVGIKEIVYISCNPSTFARDIEILEKEGYKLVRVKPVDMFPQTSHIEVVGRLIKK